GCCACCTCGGTGAATATTTGCTCCGTCGAGCAATTTCCCCAACTAAGAGCATTTGCTCAAAATAAAAAATAATATGAGGGTCGGGCAACACACATGGCACAGGAAGATATTCAGGTCACCCCCTACAACGGCTCGGTCGCGGCAGCCGACCTCTTGGGGTCAGAACGGAATCTGCTGATTTCGAACTTCGGCAGCCCGACGACAGGAACATTGGAGGACGGCGATGGCATCCTCGGCTCCGGCGATGACGGAGCGACGACTTTCAACGGCTCGCCAGTTACTTACATCGGGAGCGGCACGGTAACCCCGGGCATCGACCTTGGCATTCTCGGCGTCTCTCTCGGCACACCGGTGGATGTCGTCGTCTTCAAGGCCGGTGGCGACACCTATTTCCACTACCCCGCGGGCGAGCCGAACCTTCTTGGAAACGTATTTCTTGTCGTAGATATCGACGCGACCCCCTATACGATCTTCACCCCGCTGTGCTTCACGCATGGCACGGAAATACGTACGCCGACAGGCCACCGGCCGATCGAGTCGTTGAGCGCCGGGGATTGGGTCATGGATATCCACGGCGACCGGCAGGTGATCGAGTGGATCGGGAAGACAACGCTGCGCATTCCCGACCGTCCCGAGTATCGCAAGTGGCATCCGGTGAGGGTTGCGGCGAATGTCTTTGGCCGCGGTGTCCCCTATCGTCCGACCTGGCTGTCGCAGCAGCACCGCGTGCTGGTGCGCTCGGCGCTGAATGAGCTCTACTTCGATGAAGCGGACTGCCTTGCGCCCATTGTCCGGCTGGCGGACGGCAAGAACATCCGCATCGACCGCACGGTCACCGAGGTGACATATTTCCACATCCTCTGCGCAGAGCACAAAGTGCTGAGCGCCAACGGCATGCCCGCAGAGAGCCTGCACCTCGGACAAGTTGCGCGCTGCGGCGTGGAGCGGGCGGCCTTCGGGGAATTCGAGATCGAGGAGGAGATCGCCAGCGTACCAGCCGCTGCGCCGATCCTGCGCGGCTTCGAGGCGCGTCTCCTCGCCGGGCAGTACGAGCAGGTCTGAAAGAAAGGTCGCGGCAGGCAGGGCCCGCCGCGACTCGGCAGATGTCAGCCGTAATGCGCGACCGGGGTGCCCGCGACGGCGGCCATGTTGAGCAGCCCGCGCGCGGTGATCGAGGGGGTCACGATATGGGCCCGGTTGCCCATTCCCATGAGGATCGGCCCGACCTCGAGCCCGCCCGCCTTGACCTTGAGGATGTTGCGCACGCCCGAGGCGGCGTCGGCCTCGGCGAAGACCAGCACGTTCGCCGCACCCTGCATCCGGCCGTTCGGCAGCAGGCGCTCGCGCAGCTCGGGGTCAAGGGCGCTGTCGACATGCATCTCGCCCTCGTAGACGAAATCGCGCGGCGCGCCGTCGAGGATCTCGAGCGCGTTGCGGATGCGCGGGCCCGAGCCGTCGGCCTGGTTGCCGAACTGCGAGCGCGAGCAGAGCGCGACCTTGGGCTCGATGCCGAAGCGCCGCACGTGGCGCGCCGCGCCGATGGCGGTCAGCGCGATCTGCTCGGGGGTGGGCTCGATCCAGATCTGCGTGTCGGTGATGAAGAGCGGGCCGTCCTCGAGGATCATCATCGAGAGCGCGCCATGCGGCTGCAGCCGCTCGCTGCCCAGAACCTGCGTGACGTAGTTGAGGTGCCAGCGGTACTCGCCGAAGGTGCCGCAGATCAGCGCGTCGGCCTCGCCGCGATGCACCATGACCGCGCCGATGGCGGTGGTGTTGGTGCGCATCACCGCGCGGGCCAGATCCGGCGTCACGCCGCGGCGTGCCATGATGCCGTGGTAGGTTTCCCAGTAATCGCGGTAGCGCGGGTCGTTCTCGGGGTTCACCACGTGGAAGTCGCGGCCCGGCCGCACGGTGAGGCCGAGACGCTCGCAGCGCATCTCCAGCACCTCGGGACGGCCGATGAGGATCGGCGTCTCGGTGGTTTCCTCGAGGATGGCCTGCGCGGCGCGCAGCACGCGCTCGTCCTCGCCCTCGGCAAAGACGATCTTGCGCGCGGCGGTGGCGGCGGCCTCGAAGACCGGGCGCATCAGCAGCGCCGACTTGAAGACCGAGGCGTTGAGCTTGTCCTTGTAGGCCTTGAGATCGGCCAGCGGGCGCTGCGCCACGCCGGTTTCCATCGCCGCCTTGGCCACGGCCGAGGAGACCACCGCCGAGAGGCGCGGATCGAAGGGCTTGGGGATCAGGTAGTCGGCGCCGAAGGTCAGCTGCTCGCCGTGGTAGGCGGCGGCGGCCTCGGCCGAGGTGGTGGCGCGGGCCAGCGCCGCGATCCCCTCGACGCAGGCCAGCTGCATCGCGTCGTTGATCTCGGTCGCGCCGACGTCGAGCGCGCCGCGGAAGATGAAGGGGAAGCACAGGACGTTGTTGACCTGGTTCGGGAAGTCGCTGCGGCCGGTGGCGATGATCGCGTCCGGCGCCACGCTGCGCGCGAGGTCGGGCATGATCTCGGGCGTCGGGTTGGCGAGCGCGAAGATGATCGGGCGCGCGGCCATCTTGGCCACCTGCTCGGGCTTCAGCACCCCGGGGCCGGAGAGGCCGAGGAAGAGATCGGCGCCGTCCATCACCTCGTCGAGCGTGCGCTTGTCGGAGGGCTGGGCAAAGGCGGCCTTCTGCGGGTTCATGTCCTCGGTCCGGCCCTCGTAGACGAGGCCGTGGATGTCGCAGAGCCAGATGTTCTCGCGCTTGACGCCGAGCTTGACCAGCATGTTGAGGCAGGCGATGCCCGCCGCGCCGCCGCCGGTCGAGACGATCTTGATGTCCTCGAAGGACTTGCCGGCCACGTGCAGCGCGTTGGTCGCCGCCGCGCCCACCACGATGGCGGTGCCGTGCTGGTCGTCATGGAAGACGGGGATGTTCATCCGCTCGCGGCAGATCTTCTCGACGATGAAGCAGTCGGGAGCCTTGATGTCCTCGAGGTTGATCGCGCCGAAAGTCGGCTCGAGCGCGCAGACGATCTCGGCCAGCTTCACCGGGTCGGGCTCATTGAGCTCGAGGTCGAAGCAGTCGATGTTGGCGAATTTCTTGAAGAGGACCGCCTTGCCCTCCATCACGGGCTTCGAGGCGAGCGGACCGATGTTGCCGAGACCGAGCACCGCCGTGCCGTTCGAGACCACCGCGACGAGGTTCCCGCGCGAGGTGTAGCGCGCGGCGTTGGCGGGGTCGGCCTTGATCTCGAGGCAGGCCTCGGCAACGCCGGGGGAATAGGCGCGGCTGAGGTCGCGGCCGTTGGCCAGCGGCTTGGTCGCGCGGATCTCGAGTTTCCCGGGCTTGGGGTTTTCGTGGTAGAAGAGTGCCGCCTGGCGCAGGCTCTCCTGAGCGGTATCGGTCATGTCGTAGGCCTCCCAACGAAGATGGTTCAACGTTGAACAATCTGCCCCGAAGGGCTTGGGAGGCCGGGTATCAGGATTTGCCGAGCCGGTAAACGAAAAACACGGGACAGGGGATCACGGCTCTGTAGGGGCGCTGACGCAAGGGCGGAAACCCGCGCGTCGCAGGCTCAGGTCGGCCGGCTTCCGGCCGGGTCGTCGAGCGCGGCGATCCGCCGCTCGGCCTGCCAGAGGCTCAGCCCCGGCTCGAACTCGGTCCCGGCGCGGCGGCAGAGCTCCCGCAGGCGCCGGGCCTGGTCGTCGGTCATTGGCTGGCGCAGGTCGGGCGGCACGTCCATGGCGGCGTCGATCCGGCGCGGGCTGGTCATAAAGGTCATCGGGTTGCCTCCTTCTGACGGTCTCAACGCGGAGGGAAAGGCGCGGTTCCATGCCCCGCGGAGGTCGCGCGGGCGGTGTTGCGCCTGCAGCATTTGGCCGCGTGACAAGCCCCGGCCGCGTGCCTATAACCCGTCGCGAAAGCCGCAGGGCACCCAGACGCATCGCATATGCACCCTATGAACCCGAGGAGTTTTTCCGCATGACCACCCTGGTTTTTGGCCACAAGTCCCCCGACACCGACTCCACCGGCAGCCCGATCATCTGGGCCTGGTACCTCAACGAGGTGAAGGGCGTCGCGGCCAAGCCCGTGCTGCTCGGCGAGCCGAACACCGAGGCCGCCTTCATGCTCGAGCACTGGGGCCTCGAGAAGCCCGAGATCATCTCCGACGTCGCGGCTGACGCCCCGGTCGTCATCGTCGACACCAACAACCCGGCCGAACTGCCCGCCGGGATCAACGGCGCCGACATCCGCGCGATCATCGACCACCACAAGCTGGTCGGCGGGCTCGAGACCAAGGGGCCGATCGACATCACCGTGCGCCCGCTGGCCTGCACCGCGACCATCATGATCGACCTGATGGGCAAGGACATGGTGAAGATGCCCGAGCCGATCATGGGCGCGGCGCTGACCTGTATCCTGTCGGACACGCTGGAATTCCGCTCGCCCACCACCACCCCGCATGACCGCGCCGTCGCCGAGACACTGGCCGACACGCTCGGCGTGAGCATCCCCGAGTTCGCCGCGCAGATGTTCGCCGCCAAGTCCGACGTGTCGGACTTCTCCGACGCCGAGCTGATCCGCATGGACAGCAAGGAATACGAGGTCGGTGGCACCAAGTTCCGCGTCTCGGTGCTGGAGACCACCGCGCCCGAGATCCCGCTCGGCCGCAAGGACAGCCTGATGGAGAGCTTCAAGACCGTCGCCGCCGAGGATGGCGTCGACCAGGTGCTGCTCTTCGTCGTCGACATCCTCAAGGAAGAGGCGACGCTGCTGGTGCCGAACGATCTGGTGAAGACCGTGGCCGAGAAGAGCTTCGGCGCGAGCGTCGAGGGCGATACCGTGGTGCTTCCGGGCATCATGTCGCGCAAGAAGCAGATCATCCCGAACCTGAAGCTCTGAGCCTTCGCGCGTCGCACAGCATCAAGGGCACCCCGGCGGGTGCCCTTTTTCATGCCTTCCTCCCTGCCCCAGCTGACCGGAGCCCTGCCATGACCGACCTCGTGACCCTCGCGGACGCCGACCTCACCCTCACCGTGGCGCCGCTCGGCGCCGAGATGCAGAGCTTTCGCAAGGCCGGGCGCGAACTGCTCTGGCAGGGCGATGCCGCCTGGTGGTCCGGTCGCGCGCCGATCCTCTTTCCCATCGTCGGCCCCGCGCCCGAGGGGCGGATCCGCATCGGCGAA
The window above is part of the Salipiger sp. H15 genome. Proteins encoded here:
- a CDS encoding DUF3072 domain-containing protein, yielding MTFMTSPRRIDAAMDVPPDLRQPMTDDQARRLRELCRRAGTEFEPGLSLWQAERRIAALDDPAGSRPT
- a CDS encoding Hint domain-containing protein, with translation MAQEDIQVTPYNGSVAAADLLGSERNLLISNFGSPTTGTLEDGDGILGSGDDGATTFNGSPVTYIGSGTVTPGIDLGILGVSLGTPVDVVVFKAGGDTYFHYPAGEPNLLGNVFLVVDIDATPYTIFTPLCFTHGTEIRTPTGHRPIESLSAGDWVMDIHGDRQVIEWIGKTTLRIPDRPEYRKWHPVRVAANVFGRGVPYRPTWLSQQHRVLVRSALNELYFDEADCLAPIVRLADGKNIRIDRTVTEVTYFHILCAEHKVLSANGMPAESLHLGQVARCGVERAAFGEFEIEEEIASVPAAAPILRGFEARLLAGQYEQV
- a CDS encoding manganese-dependent inorganic pyrophosphatase, whose product is MTTLVFGHKSPDTDSTGSPIIWAWYLNEVKGVAAKPVLLGEPNTEAAFMLEHWGLEKPEIISDVAADAPVVIVDTNNPAELPAGINGADIRAIIDHHKLVGGLETKGPIDITVRPLACTATIMIDLMGKDMVKMPEPIMGAALTCILSDTLEFRSPTTTPHDRAVAETLADTLGVSIPEFAAQMFAAKSDVSDFSDAELIRMDSKEYEVGGTKFRVSVLETTAPEIPLGRKDSLMESFKTVAAEDGVDQVLLFVVDILKEEATLLVPNDLVKTVAEKSFGASVEGDTVVLPGIMSRKKQIIPNLKL
- a CDS encoding NADP-dependent malic enzyme → MTDTAQESLRQAALFYHENPKPGKLEIRATKPLANGRDLSRAYSPGVAEACLEIKADPANAARYTSRGNLVAVVSNGTAVLGLGNIGPLASKPVMEGKAVLFKKFANIDCFDLELNEPDPVKLAEIVCALEPTFGAINLEDIKAPDCFIVEKICRERMNIPVFHDDQHGTAIVVGAAATNALHVAGKSFEDIKIVSTGGGAAGIACLNMLVKLGVKRENIWLCDIHGLVYEGRTEDMNPQKAAFAQPSDKRTLDEVMDGADLFLGLSGPGVLKPEQVAKMAARPIIFALANPTPEIMPDLARSVAPDAIIATGRSDFPNQVNNVLCFPFIFRGALDVGATEINDAMQLACVEGIAALARATTSAEAAAAYHGEQLTFGADYLIPKPFDPRLSAVVSSAVAKAAMETGVAQRPLADLKAYKDKLNASVFKSALLMRPVFEAAATAARKIVFAEGEDERVLRAAQAILEETTETPILIGRPEVLEMRCERLGLTVRPGRDFHVVNPENDPRYRDYWETYHGIMARRGVTPDLARAVMRTNTTAIGAVMVHRGEADALICGTFGEYRWHLNYVTQVLGSERLQPHGALSMMILEDGPLFITDTQIWIEPTPEQIALTAIGAARHVRRFGIEPKVALCSRSQFGNQADGSGPRIRNALEILDGAPRDFVYEGEMHVDSALDPELRERLLPNGRMQGAANVLVFAEADAASGVRNILKVKAGGLEVGPILMGMGNRAHIVTPSITARGLLNMAAVAGTPVAHYG